One region of Coraliomargarita parva genomic DNA includes:
- the argB gene encoding acetylglutamate kinase, with product MMPLTDHLDVTTKAAVLLEALPYVQRFRDCIFVIKYGGAFMDAADPEVRTRVATDIAFLHAVGIKVVVVHGGGKAITRALAEAEVETRFEHGLRVTDAASVNIVEHTLNKVVNLEICEILQAKSARPLGLPGNGILVCDKKQVEIDGEAVDIGYVGETHTVKTKIIRKALNDGYIPVISPIACDEDGQIYNTNADAAAGRVAAALRARRLVYLCDVPGLMHDIQDPSTLISSLKINEIDGLVQDGTISKGMIPKTDSAVKALLSGVHRVHFVDAEQPHSLLLEIFTDKGVGTEIVNA from the coding sequence ATGATGCCACTCACCGACCATCTGGATGTCACCACCAAGGCCGCCGTTCTACTGGAGGCTCTTCCCTATGTGCAGCGTTTTCGCGACTGTATTTTCGTGATCAAGTACGGCGGCGCCTTTATGGATGCGGCCGACCCCGAGGTGCGTACACGCGTAGCCACGGACATCGCCTTCCTGCATGCGGTCGGCATCAAGGTCGTGGTCGTTCATGGAGGCGGGAAAGCCATCACCCGCGCCCTGGCGGAAGCCGAGGTCGAGACCCGTTTCGAGCACGGCCTCCGGGTCACGGATGCCGCATCGGTCAATATTGTCGAACACACGCTCAACAAGGTCGTCAACCTGGAGATCTGCGAGATTCTCCAGGCCAAGAGTGCACGCCCGCTGGGGCTGCCCGGCAACGGCATTCTGGTCTGCGACAAGAAGCAGGTTGAAATCGACGGGGAAGCGGTGGATATCGGCTATGTCGGCGAGACCCACACGGTCAAAACCAAGATCATCCGCAAGGCGCTCAATGACGGCTACATCCCCGTCATATCCCCCATCGCCTGCGATGAGGACGGCCAGATCTACAATACCAATGCGGATGCCGCGGCCGGACGTGTTGCGGCCGCCCTGCGGGCCCGACGATTGGTCTACCTGTGCGATGTCCCCGGCCTGATGCACGATATCCAGGATCCGTCCACTTTGATTTCCTCGTTAAAGATCAACGAGATCGACGGACTGGTTCAGGACGGCACCATCAGCAAGGGCATGATCCCGAAGACCGACAGTGCGGTCAAAGCACTGCTCAGTGGCGTCCACCGTGTCCACTTCGTTGATGCCGAACAGCCGCATAGCCTCCTACTGGAGATCTTCACGGACAAGGGCGTCGGGACCGAAATCGTGAATGCTTAG
- the argJ gene encoding bifunctional glutamate N-acetyltransferase/amino-acid acetyltransferase ArgJ has product MEKPITVTLTENSNGLADCPGYKLAGVACDIRETGKERLDLALVIAEAPCNAAGVFTLNDVCAAPVHVCKAILEQPAVRVAGFVANSGNANACTGEQGMADAREMSTLAQIETGIEQPFLVCSTGRIGRKLPMGKMKAGMAAAAVQLADESESSLQAADAILTSDTRRKVATARFVYQGQTVTVAGMAKGAGMIEPNMATMLAFLVTDLEADNSTLKDALTAACNKTFNRISIDGDMSTNDTVLLFANGKSGIEAKDSPDLLEAFREAVYKVCDILAEKIVGDGEKVTKLVELIVEGCASEANAEKVARAVGNSLLVKSSWYGSDPNWGRLADAAGYARVGLKEECFDIHYDDVPALIGGRPQDQNIPQWKAIVAKKRFRITLNLNQGPASFRLLTSDLSEAYVDFNKSE; this is encoded by the coding sequence ATGGAAAAGCCCATCACAGTGACCTTGACCGAAAACTCGAACGGACTGGCCGACTGTCCGGGCTACAAGCTCGCCGGCGTCGCCTGCGACATCCGTGAGACCGGCAAGGAACGTCTCGACCTTGCTCTGGTCATCGCCGAAGCGCCCTGCAACGCAGCCGGTGTCTTTACCCTCAACGATGTGTGTGCCGCACCGGTCCACGTCTGCAAGGCCATCCTCGAACAGCCCGCCGTACGCGTGGCCGGCTTTGTCGCCAATAGCGGCAACGCCAACGCCTGCACCGGCGAGCAAGGCATGGCGGATGCCAGGGAAATGTCCACCCTGGCCCAAATTGAAACCGGAATCGAACAGCCCTTCCTGGTCTGCTCCACCGGCCGGATCGGCCGGAAGCTGCCGATGGGAAAAATGAAAGCGGGCATGGCCGCAGCGGCCGTACAATTGGCCGACGAATCCGAAAGCTCGCTCCAGGCAGCCGATGCCATCCTGACCTCCGACACGCGCCGCAAGGTTGCCACCGCGCGCTTCGTGTATCAGGGACAAACCGTCACAGTGGCCGGCATGGCCAAGGGTGCCGGCATGATCGAACCCAATATGGCAACCATGCTGGCCTTTCTCGTGACCGATCTGGAAGCGGACAACAGCACGCTCAAGGACGCCTTGACGGCGGCCTGCAACAAGACTTTCAACCGGATCTCAATCGACGGGGACATGAGCACGAATGACACCGTGCTTCTGTTTGCAAACGGCAAGTCCGGGATCGAAGCCAAGGACTCACCCGACCTACTGGAAGCCTTCCGTGAAGCAGTTTACAAGGTCTGCGACATTCTCGCGGAAAAGATCGTGGGCGACGGCGAAAAGGTCACCAAGCTGGTTGAGCTGATCGTCGAAGGCTGCGCCAGCGAGGCAAACGCGGAGAAAGTCGCCCGTGCCGTGGGCAATTCGCTCCTGGTCAAGTCATCATGGTACGGGTCAGACCCGAACTGGGGCCGTCTTGCCGATGCCGCCGGTTATGCCCGGGTCGGACTGAAAGAGGAATGTTTCGACATCCACTACGACGATGTCCCGGCCCTGATCGGCGGCCGTCCGCAGGACCAGAACATCCCTCAATGGAAGGCCATCGTGGCAAAAAAACGCTTCCGGATCACTCTGAACTTGAATCAGGGGCCCGCCTCCTTCCGTTTACTCACCTCCGATTTGAGCGAAGCCTACGTCGACTTCAACAAGTCCGAGTAG
- the argC gene encoding N-acetyl-gamma-glutamyl-phosphate reductase — protein MKAAVIGASGYSGEELVRLLSRHPQVELAAVTSRSLAGQSVADVMPALRHAVGELKFTASDPAELAANTELDVFFLALPHGVATEFAKPLYEAGKTVIDLSADFRLNNPATYESYYGHPHPAPELLKAAPYVIPELADPAWKASNLIACPGCYPTSIQIPLIPLLRAGLIAPSGIVINSYSGVSGAGRKVAEDFIYCERNESMKGYGMPRHRHLSEIEEQLEKAAFADVIVQFNPHLAPVTRGIATTIVAKAKSSLETVYSTWNKIYEGKPFVSVLPSGSFPDTKHVTGTNRVDIAAVYDSRTDNFVITSVIDNLVKGASGQAVQILNLKAGFPETAGLV, from the coding sequence ATGAAAGCAGCAGTCATCGGTGCATCCGGCTACTCGGGCGAAGAGTTGGTCCGGCTTCTTTCCAGGCACCCACAGGTCGAGTTGGCCGCCGTCACCTCCCGTTCACTGGCCGGCCAATCGGTGGCCGATGTGATGCCGGCGCTCAGGCATGCCGTGGGCGAGCTGAAATTCACGGCCTCGGATCCGGCGGAACTGGCGGCCAATACGGAGCTGGACGTCTTCTTTCTCGCCCTCCCCCACGGAGTGGCCACCGAATTTGCCAAGCCGCTCTATGAAGCGGGCAAAACCGTGATCGATTTGAGTGCGGACTTCCGGTTGAACAACCCGGCCACCTACGAGAGCTACTACGGACACCCGCACCCGGCCCCGGAGCTGCTCAAGGCCGCTCCCTACGTCATTCCGGAGTTGGCGGATCCCGCATGGAAAGCGTCCAATTTGATCGCCTGTCCCGGTTGCTACCCGACCAGCATCCAAATCCCTCTGATTCCCCTCCTCCGGGCCGGCCTGATCGCTCCCTCCGGCATCGTCATCAACAGCTACAGCGGCGTCAGCGGCGCTGGACGGAAGGTCGCGGAAGACTTTATCTACTGCGAGCGGAACGAAAGCATGAAGGGCTACGGCATGCCGCGGCACCGGCACCTCTCGGAAATCGAGGAGCAATTGGAAAAGGCGGCCTTCGCCGATGTGATAGTACAGTTCAACCCGCACCTGGCACCTGTCACACGGGGCATTGCCACCACCATCGTAGCCAAGGCAAAGTCCTCATTGGAAACAGTTTACAGCACCTGGAACAAGATCTACGAGGGCAAGCCCTTCGTCAGCGTCCTGCCCAGTGGCAGCTTCCCGGACACCAAGCATGTCACTGGAACCAACCGGGTCGACATCGCCGCGGTCTATGACTCCCGGACAGACAATTTCGTCATCACATCGGTGATCGATAACCTGGTCAAGGGAGCCAGCGGCCAAGCTGTACAAATCCTCAACCTCAAGGCCGGGTTCCCGGAAACAGCCGGACTCGTCTAA
- the rpsI gene encoding 30S ribosomal protein S9 → MATTAEQTYVTVGRRKTATARVRLTRGTGKIEVNGQEPEAYFKTEDFTRAALSPLKTVEMADQVDIKVKAEGGGLNGQAGAVRLGIARALEKMNGDLREALKKDGHMTRDPRSRERKKSGQPGARKRFQFSKR, encoded by the coding sequence ATGGCAACTACTGCAGAACAAACTTACGTCACCGTCGGCCGTCGCAAGACCGCTACGGCTCGTGTCCGCCTCACCCGCGGCACCGGCAAGATTGAAGTCAACGGCCAAGAGCCGGAAGCCTACTTCAAAACCGAAGACTTCACCCGTGCCGCCCTGTCCCCGCTGAAGACCGTTGAAATGGCCGATCAAGTGGATATCAAGGTCAAGGCAGAAGGCGGAGGTCTCAACGGCCAAGCCGGTGCAGTCCGCCTCGGGATTGCCCGTGCGCTGGAAAAGATGAACGGCGATCTTCGCGAAGCCCTCAAGAAGGACGGTCACATGACCCGTGACCCGCGCTCCCGTGAACGTAAGAAGTCCGGTCAACCGGGCGCACGTAAGCGTTTCCAGTTCTCCAAGCGTTAA
- the rplM gene encoding 50S ribosomal protein L13, translating to MKTTLATKTDHTKTWYVVDAADQTLGRIAVKIANVLRGRHKPTYTPHVDTGDFVVVVNADKVRLSGKKESDKRYMFYTGWMGNEKYINVSDMRQKKPEFILEHAIKGMLPRNTLGRQMIKKLKIHAGPEHPYEAQQPKPLV from the coding sequence ATGAAGACGACTTTAGCTACAAAAACCGACCATACCAAGACTTGGTACGTGGTAGATGCCGCCGATCAGACACTGGGCCGCATCGCCGTCAAAATCGCCAACGTCCTACGCGGCCGTCACAAGCCCACCTACACCCCGCACGTCGACACCGGCGATTTCGTGGTCGTAGTGAATGCAGACAAGGTTCGCCTCTCCGGCAAGAAGGAATCGGACAAGCGTTACATGTTCTACACCGGTTGGATGGGTAACGAAAAGTATATCAACGTGTCCGACATGCGCCAAAAGAAGCCCGAGTTCATCCTCGAGCACGCCATCAAGGGCATGCTGCCGCGCAACACCCTGGGCCGTCAAATGATCAAGAAGCTTAAGATCCACGCGGGTCCGGAGCATCCTTACGAAGCACAACAGCCCAAGCCGCTGGTCTAA
- a CDS encoding DNA-directed RNA polymerase subunit omega, protein MRDDYLQEAQKVITDPMILINVVSRRAKQLKSGYKPLIESLERLSAEDMALREIIEGKITYQLDEAEEEV, encoded by the coding sequence TTGAGAGACGATTATTTACAGGAAGCGCAAAAGGTGATCACCGACCCGATGATTTTGATCAACGTGGTCTCTCGCCGTGCCAAGCAACTGAAGAGCGGCTACAAGCCTCTGATCGAATCGCTTGAGCGCCTGTCGGCCGAAGATATGGCCCTGCGCGAGATCATCGAAGGCAAGATTACCTACCAGCTCGACGAAGCTGAGGAAGAAGTCTGA
- the smpB gene encoding SsrA-binding protein SmpB → MDDRFREIRNPKASHNYFIGERFEAGLALVGTEVKAIRDGNAQITESFCRIEKGQVWLYNAHIGEYKFGNFQNHPPRRKRKLLLHRREIHKLIGAIDAGGKTLVPLRIYLKHGLIKIEIALCTGKKLHDKRETLKRKVVMREAEREMRRGR, encoded by the coding sequence CTGGATGATCGCTTCCGCGAGATCCGCAACCCCAAGGCCTCCCATAATTACTTTATCGGGGAGCGCTTCGAGGCGGGGCTTGCGCTTGTCGGGACGGAGGTGAAGGCGATTCGTGACGGGAATGCCCAGATCACCGAAAGTTTCTGCCGAATCGAGAAGGGGCAGGTCTGGCTCTACAATGCGCACATCGGTGAGTACAAGTTCGGCAACTTCCAGAACCACCCGCCGCGTCGTAAGCGTAAGCTCCTCCTGCACCGCCGGGAAATTCATAAGCTGATTGGGGCTATTGATGCCGGGGGCAAGACCCTCGTGCCGCTACGCATCTACCTGAAGCACGGGCTGATCAAGATCGAGATCGCGCTTTGCACCGGCAAGAAACTGCACGACAAGCGCGAGACGCTCAAGCGCAAGGTCGTGATGCGTGAAGCTGAGCGTGAGATGCGGCGCGGACGTTGA
- a CDS encoding homoserine kinase, which yields MSIQSVIAQIPASTSNCGPGFDSLSIALSLYNFVRITPREDDRIEAMDTASAGAQKMVVEAAMGFAQSAGVEIGGFSYEIWGDVPQARGLGSSSTIRAGVVAGLNAHFARPLNNESLISLVAKLDNAPDNTCAAFSGGFCIARTDPDTFAYREHVRFALPDSLAFVAVSPDYEVLTEDSRQVLPESISFKDAVRSSNSLAFLVGILVSGDFDRLKDSVVDYLHEPYREPLNPFCHEAIEAGCHSGAYTGWLSGSGSTVICVSDRSHAMAVGEAMQSAYTANGVHSRVFRLTAENEGLKVKIDR from the coding sequence ATGTCTATACAATCCGTCATTGCCCAGATCCCTGCCAGCACGTCCAACTGTGGGCCGGGATTCGATAGTCTCAGTATCGCCTTGAGCCTCTACAACTTTGTGCGCATTACGCCGCGGGAGGACGACCGTATTGAAGCTATGGATACTGCATCTGCCGGCGCGCAAAAGATGGTCGTCGAAGCGGCTATGGGCTTTGCCCAGTCGGCCGGTGTCGAGATCGGCGGGTTTTCCTATGAGATTTGGGGCGACGTCCCGCAGGCCCGAGGTCTGGGGTCGAGTTCGACCATCCGGGCGGGGGTTGTGGCCGGGTTGAACGCGCACTTTGCGCGTCCCCTGAATAACGAAAGCTTGATCAGCCTGGTTGCCAAGCTCGACAATGCGCCTGACAACACCTGCGCGGCTTTTTCCGGGGGCTTTTGCATCGCCCGTACGGACCCCGATACATTTGCTTACCGTGAGCATGTGCGCTTTGCCTTGCCGGACAGCCTGGCTTTTGTCGCGGTCTCTCCGGATTATGAGGTCTTGACCGAGGATTCACGCCAGGTCCTGCCGGAGTCCATTTCGTTCAAGGATGCGGTCCGAAGTTCCAATTCCCTCGCATTCCTGGTCGGTATTTTGGTTTCGGGCGATTTTGACCGGCTCAAGGACTCGGTTGTGGACTACCTGCATGAGCCGTACCGGGAGCCCCTCAATCCTTTCTGTCATGAGGCGATTGAAGCGGGTTGCCACTCCGGAGCCTACACCGGTTGGTTGAGCGGGAGCGGTTCGACGGTGATCTGCGTGAGCGACCGGAGTCATGCCATGGCCGTGGGGGAAGCGATGCAGTCCGCCTACACGGCCAACGGTGTCCACAGCCGTGTGTTCCGTTTGACAGCGGAAAACGAAGGCCTGAAAGTGAAGATCGACCGATAA
- a CDS encoding circularly permuted type 2 ATP-grasp protein has protein sequence MPSLDSNHSLHHFSDQAVAEVPGIFTGTGELRLKYDSIIRTFEGLSRKELTERQRRLDRAVDELGLQFSEMTGKRHRQNPWRLDLFPLALSAGEWQRIAKGVVQRALAFNAYATDLYGAQNILRERVISHDLPLRDPAFQRQLSGIEVPYGEYSQFGAFDLVDVGDGDWRVVEHHMGTPFGISHVLQNRRILSQVVPELYERTDVAPVAGFSTFLLEMLRAQSKRVNPHIVLLTTGKPGQAYFEEAFIARHMGLSIAQPGDLLVRESRLFLKTIRGLEPVDVLYRRVESSSLDPIAVPRSGGGIPGLINVWRKGNVSIVNAPGAGVTDNRALLRYDERIISYYRGEGVLLKSVKTYHLSDVDQRDYVAENRDRLILKPIQDHDIIWTRIGGRPKGQDRALDRLATKYPQYFVAQDIPEPSGLPRYRDGRFDSQGVYLRVYYILGKEPIVLAGGLARHSSPVHRIRRLSLVTEGLKDVLVPDSVIEDSKPKREPMPVGNRFSIGSRVAEALYWAGRYLERAENTARQFTTLEKLRWDQMASSEQRAYWPLLQSVAAATGQSAYAKRKRPPRDILALSKSLLMDPNKGASVRACLQFARNSLESVRETISPECREVLEEMNLFMRDEAGRRFSRSRLRSIGDRIVSEAARFNGTVERTMSHDDSWQFYRVGVFFERAMGTLLLLEVALPRIIESYRATDEENADLTALLRLLGSLDAYRRTFRSRAYIDRVAQLIIQGRSNPSSLSFCLRNLHYAIGTLSITGERKLGQGLLGRVAALIDELENFSLLADQDSRIERVDTSDAGSIYMPFSAEQIEAELHRLTQEVEVIHERIEDVFFSHQDAFARDPMLFDIG, from the coding sequence GTGCCTTCCCTCGACTCAAACCACAGTTTGCATCACTTCAGCGACCAAGCGGTTGCGGAGGTGCCCGGCATTTTTACGGGGACCGGCGAATTGCGTTTGAAGTACGATTCGATTATCCGGACTTTCGAGGGCCTGTCACGGAAGGAATTGACGGAGCGCCAACGCCGTCTGGACCGGGCGGTGGACGAACTGGGGCTTCAGTTTTCGGAGATGACCGGAAAGCGGCATCGACAGAACCCCTGGCGCCTGGACCTCTTTCCGCTGGCCTTGTCAGCCGGGGAATGGCAACGGATCGCCAAAGGGGTGGTGCAGCGGGCACTCGCGTTCAATGCCTATGCCACGGATCTGTACGGCGCGCAGAATATTCTCCGGGAGCGGGTCATTTCGCATGATTTGCCCCTGCGCGATCCGGCGTTTCAGCGGCAACTGAGCGGGATTGAGGTCCCATACGGGGAGTACTCCCAATTCGGCGCCTTCGACCTTGTCGATGTCGGGGATGGCGACTGGCGGGTGGTGGAGCACCATATGGGCACACCTTTCGGAATTTCACATGTGCTTCAAAACCGGCGTATTTTGTCGCAGGTTGTGCCCGAGCTCTATGAACGGACCGATGTGGCGCCGGTGGCCGGTTTCAGCACCTTCCTTTTGGAAATGCTGCGGGCCCAGTCCAAGCGGGTGAATCCGCATATTGTGCTCCTGACTACCGGTAAGCCGGGGCAGGCGTACTTTGAAGAGGCTTTCATTGCGCGGCACATGGGTTTGTCGATCGCACAACCCGGAGATCTTCTCGTGCGGGAGAGTCGGCTTTTCCTCAAGACCATTCGTGGCTTGGAGCCGGTGGACGTGCTTTACCGGCGTGTGGAAAGTTCTTCCCTCGATCCGATTGCCGTACCCCGTAGTGGCGGAGGCATTCCCGGCCTGATCAACGTATGGCGGAAAGGCAATGTTTCCATTGTGAATGCGCCGGGGGCCGGGGTGACGGACAATCGGGCGCTTCTCCGCTACGACGAGCGGATCATCAGCTACTACCGTGGTGAAGGCGTACTGCTCAAGTCGGTCAAAACCTACCATCTCAGTGATGTCGATCAACGCGACTACGTGGCGGAAAACCGGGACCGCCTCATTCTCAAGCCGATCCAGGACCACGACATTATCTGGACGCGTATCGGAGGACGTCCGAAGGGGCAGGACCGTGCCCTGGACCGTCTGGCGACGAAGTATCCCCAGTATTTTGTGGCTCAGGATATTCCCGAGCCCTCCGGCTTGCCCCGTTACCGGGATGGCCGTTTTGACAGCCAAGGAGTCTATCTGCGGGTTTATTACATCTTGGGCAAGGAACCGATCGTGCTCGCCGGAGGCTTGGCTCGTCACAGTTCGCCGGTACATCGCATTCGCCGTCTCAGCCTGGTGACCGAGGGACTCAAGGATGTCCTCGTTCCGGATTCGGTGATCGAGGATTCGAAACCGAAGCGCGAGCCCATGCCGGTCGGCAACCGCTTCTCGATCGGCAGCCGGGTGGCGGAGGCACTGTATTGGGCCGGACGCTATCTCGAGCGCGCCGAGAATACCGCGCGCCAGTTCACCACACTCGAGAAATTACGCTGGGACCAGATGGCCAGCTCCGAGCAGCGTGCGTATTGGCCCTTGTTGCAGTCGGTGGCGGCGGCGACGGGGCAGTCGGCCTATGCCAAGCGAAAGCGTCCGCCCCGCGATATCCTGGCGCTTTCCAAGAGCTTGTTGATGGATCCCAATAAAGGTGCTTCGGTTCGGGCCTGCCTGCAATTCGCCCGCAATTCACTCGAAAGTGTCCGCGAGACCATCAGTCCGGAATGCCGTGAAGTCTTGGAGGAAATGAATCTGTTCATGCGGGATGAGGCGGGTCGCCGCTTTTCCCGGAGCCGCTTGCGATCGATCGGGGACCGCATCGTGAGTGAGGCCGCGCGTTTTAACGGGACCGTGGAACGGACCATGTCGCATGATGATTCCTGGCAGTTCTACCGGGTGGGGGTCTTTTTCGAACGCGCCATGGGGACGCTTCTGCTTCTGGAAGTCGCCTTGCCCCGTATCATCGAATCGTACCGTGCGACCGACGAGGAGAATGCCGACCTGACCGCCTTGCTGCGACTCCTCGGTTCGTTGGATGCCTACCGCCGTACTTTCCGTTCCCGTGCCTATATCGACCGGGTGGCGCAACTCATCATCCAGGGGCGCAGTAATCCGAGCTCCCTCTCATTCTGCCTGCGTAACCTGCATTACGCGATTGGAACGCTCTCCATTACCGGAGAACGAAAGCTGGGGCAGGGACTGCTCGGCCGTGTTGCCGCGCTCATCGACGAACTGGAGAACTTCAGCCTGTTGGCGGACCAGGACAGCCGCATCGAACGAGTCGATACCAGTGATGCCGGGTCCATTTACATGCCTTTCAGTGCGGAGCAGATCGAGGCCGAACTGCACCGTTTGACCCAGGAAGTGGAGGTCATTCACGAACGTATCGAAGATGTCTTTTTCAGTCACCAGGACGCTTTTGCCCGTGACCCCATGCTCTTCGATATCGGCTAA
- a CDS encoding transglutaminase family protein, which yields MRFRVSHTTQYVYDTPASESFAELRVWPQSNAAQKILSRELSIEPDTLVDHYVDYFGNNVEFFSIPHRHTSLTVRAEANVETFPIQLPSRVTDTPVGECRQVYNSTRYQLFEYLEPTGLVPLHQHRRIRKRFFRQAEPIGECLLKLNEWIFKSFEYRSGVTDISTPISRVVATRRGVCQDFAHLMLAILRSNGIPARYVSGYIEAYDPEKTDAKLIGAAASHAWVEVYLPGGYWWGLDPTNNQAAGERHIVVAVGRDYNDVAPMRGTYKGAFDQKLKVMVSLEREPAAALL from the coding sequence ATGCGTTTCCGCGTTTCCCATACCACCCAGTATGTCTACGATACCCCGGCATCGGAATCGTTCGCGGAATTGCGTGTCTGGCCCCAGTCGAACGCCGCACAGAAGATACTCAGTCGTGAATTGAGCATCGAGCCGGATACTTTGGTGGATCACTATGTCGACTACTTCGGCAACAATGTGGAGTTCTTTTCCATCCCGCACCGCCATACTTCGCTTACCGTACGGGCGGAAGCCAATGTCGAGACGTTCCCCATTCAGTTGCCGTCGCGGGTGACGGATACGCCGGTGGGGGAGTGTCGTCAGGTCTATAACAGCACGCGTTACCAGTTGTTCGAGTATTTGGAGCCGACCGGCTTGGTGCCGCTGCATCAGCATCGACGTATCCGGAAGCGCTTTTTCCGTCAGGCGGAGCCCATCGGGGAATGCCTGCTGAAGCTGAACGAATGGATCTTCAAGAGTTTCGAATACCGGTCCGGCGTAACGGATATTTCGACGCCGATCAGCCGTGTCGTTGCAACCCGCCGCGGGGTTTGTCAGGACTTCGCACATCTCATGCTGGCTATTCTTCGAAGTAATGGAATACCCGCACGTTATGTCAGCGGCTATATCGAGGCCTACGATCCTGAAAAGACCGACGCCAAGCTGATCGGTGCGGCGGCCAGCCATGCCTGGGTTGAGGTGTATTTGCCCGGTGGATACTGGTGGGGGCTTGACCCGACCAATAACCAGGCTGCCGGGGAACGTCATATCGTGGTCGCGGTCGGTCGCGATTACAATGATGTGGCCCCGATGCGCGGGACCTACAAGGGCGCCTTCGACCAGAAACTCAAAGTTATGGTTTCACTGGAACGGGAACCTGCAGCTGCCTTGCTATGA
- a CDS encoding transglutaminase family protein translates to MILSIHHRTRHQYEAPVSFSDHALFLRPQDSHQRRVRSFELKTKPASSQRWVRDVYGNLVRVCNFGLQTSAELEFDLHMELELADENPFDFILKPYATAFPFDYETSDAQALQPFLDKSQKPGSLRVLDWFYSAVSQPIQHPDIVQFLAELNSAIHKQIDYVRRDEEGIQDPDLTLEFMSGSCRDMAMLFVAIVRQLGLAARFVSGYLYDPPVEDGENHFFNRAVGSMHAWAEVYLPGAGWKGFDPTNGILANGFFVPSAVSHDPKLVDPVQGNYFSKTATQSTLEVELHLERLNHE, encoded by the coding sequence ATGATACTGTCCATCCATCACCGTACGCGGCATCAGTATGAGGCGCCTGTCAGCTTCAGTGATCACGCATTGTTCCTGCGTCCGCAGGACAGCCACCAGCGGCGGGTCCGCTCGTTCGAGCTTAAGACCAAGCCGGCATCCTCGCAGCGATGGGTCCGGGATGTTTACGGCAATCTGGTTCGCGTGTGCAATTTCGGACTGCAAACATCCGCTGAACTGGAATTCGACTTGCACATGGAACTGGAATTGGCCGACGAGAATCCATTCGATTTCATCCTCAAGCCATACGCGACCGCTTTCCCTTTTGACTATGAAACCTCGGATGCGCAGGCCTTACAGCCCTTTCTGGACAAGAGCCAGAAACCCGGTTCCCTGCGTGTGCTGGACTGGTTTTATTCGGCGGTCAGCCAGCCTATCCAGCATCCCGATATTGTGCAGTTCCTCGCCGAGTTGAATTCCGCCATCCACAAGCAGATTGATTATGTGCGTCGGGATGAGGAGGGGATACAGGACCCGGACCTGACCTTGGAGTTCATGTCCGGTTCCTGCCGTGACATGGCCATGCTCTTTGTCGCCATCGTTCGTCAACTGGGTTTGGCGGCACGTTTCGTGAGCGGCTACCTGTATGATCCTCCGGTTGAGGACGGGGAAAATCATTTCTTCAATCGTGCCGTGGGTTCCATGCATGCCTGGGCCGAGGTCTATCTGCCCGGTGCCGGATGGAAGGGCTTTGACCCGACCAACGGCATTCTTGCCAATGGCTTTTTCGTACCCTCGGCCGTCTCGCACGACCCCAAGTTGGTCGATCCGGTCCAAGGCAATTACTTCTCCAAAACCGCCACCCAATCGACACTCGAGGTCGAACTTCACCTGGAGCGCCTGAATCATGAGTAA